CACCACCACTCAGGGTGTGTTCCCCCCCCAGAAGGACGGGGATTCCGCCCTGGATGAGGATTTTTTCTGTTGCCGCGGCGATTCGTTCCAGCACCTTTTTTATGGGTCCCCCGCATTGAACGGGAGGATGGGTCATCAAGCCATTGTCTCCGGGGCAGCTCCTGCCGTCAAAGACTTCCAGCTGTGCGCTTGCCCGGAGTATGGCCGAGGGGCCTTTACCGGTTCCTCCTCCATAGCTTACGGATCGTTCAAGGGGTACGGGAAGGATATGAAACAGAGCCGAATCATCACCATCGGGGTACTCGGAAACTAAAAAGGGCGGATACTTTTTATGGAAACCCATCAGCCTAACCGTCCTTTGAAATCTTCATAGCCGAACCGGCGGATGATCCTGTTTTTCCGTGTATCCGGATCAAACAGGGCAATAGACGGCAGGGGTACGCCGTTGAATGTGGTTGTCTTTACCATTGTGTAGTGGGACATATCATCAAATATCAGAGGGTCTCCCGGCTTGAGAGTTTTGTCGAAGGAGTAGACTCCTGCTGTGTCACCCGCCAGGCAGCTGCGTCCCCCCAGTGAGGCATCCCAACTCTTTTCGCCTGGGTTTCCGGCTCCCCAGACATCGGGACGGTAGGGCATTTCTATTACATCGGGCATATGGCAGGACAGCGAGGCATCCAGTATTACCGCGGGGTATTCATTTTCAACAACATCCAGGACTGTACTCACCAGAATCCCTGTGTGAATGGCTATGGCCTCTCCCGGTTCCAGTATGACTTCCACTCCATATTTTTTACGGAATTCCCGGATGAGCCTGATCAGTCCTTCCCTGTCGTAATCAGGTTTTGTGATATGATG
This Oceanispirochaeta sp. DNA region includes the following protein-coding sequences:
- a CDS encoding arginase family protein; the encoded protein is MGFHKKYPPFLVSEYPDGDDSALFHILPVPLERSVSYGGGTGKGPSAILRASAQLEVFDGRSCPGDNGLMTHPPVQCGGPIKKVLERIAAATEKILIQGGIPVLLGGEHTLSGG